In one Hymenobacter sp. DG25B genomic region, the following are encoded:
- the argB gene encoding acetylglutamate kinase, producing the protein MSNILKIFKIGGGIIDDEQQLRLFLAELAQVPEQKILVHGGGKGASQMLTDLGIAPKMVQGRRITDAATLDIVTMFYAGKTNKQVVALLQSFGVDALGLSGADGNAIRATRRPVKEIDYGFVGDLPLDSINTVLVNQLLRAGLMPVFCAITHDGQGQLLNTNADTIASTLARALADLYEVELHFCFEKDGVLADINDEQSVIPRITAEQYQQLKAEGIIAAGMVPKLDNAFAALEAGVERVVIENALKINEPIKTILCQQ; encoded by the coding sequence ATGAGTAACATCCTGAAAATATTCAAGATTGGTGGCGGTATCATCGATGATGAGCAACAGCTGCGCCTTTTCCTGGCCGAGCTGGCGCAGGTGCCCGAACAAAAGATTCTGGTGCACGGCGGCGGCAAAGGAGCCAGCCAGATGCTCACCGATCTGGGCATTGCGCCGAAGATGGTGCAGGGCCGCCGCATTACCGATGCCGCCACGCTGGATATCGTTACCATGTTCTATGCCGGCAAAACCAACAAGCAGGTAGTGGCCCTGCTCCAAAGTTTTGGGGTAGATGCGCTGGGCTTGTCCGGGGCCGATGGCAACGCCATCCGGGCCACCAGGCGCCCGGTCAAGGAAATCGATTACGGATTTGTGGGGGATTTGCCCCTGGACAGCATCAACACCGTGCTGGTAAATCAGTTGCTGCGCGCCGGCCTCATGCCCGTGTTCTGCGCCATTACCCACGACGGGCAGGGCCAATTGCTGAACACCAACGCCGATACCATTGCCAGCACTCTGGCCCGCGCCCTAGCCGATTTGTACGAAGTAGAGCTGCACTTCTGCTTCGAGAAAGACGGCGTGCTGGCCGATATCAACGATGAGCAATCCGTCATTCCGCGCATCACAGCGGAGCAGTATCAGCAGCTGAAAGCCGAAGGCATTATTGCGGCCGGCATGGTGCCCAAGCTCGATAACGCCTTTGCCGCGCTGGAAGCTGGCGTGGAGCGCGTGGTCATTGAAAATGCGCTGAAGATCAACGAGCCTATAAAGACCATTCTATGCCAGCAGTAA